A region of Myxococcus stipitatus DSM 14675 DNA encodes the following proteins:
- a CDS encoding fumarylacetoacetate hydrolase family protein, with protein sequence MGIHIARFKAGGEVRWGWVRAGQVVPIPGKYVSLAEFLESGQERAWAMSTGGGGKGQPLSEVEVLSPVTSPCNVVCQGQNYRSHMLEVGQDPDTKDFNQFFRKASSSLTSSRGDIVRPQRVRMLDYEIELGLVIGRGLHQPMQVTRERLHEVVAGLVMANDVSARDLQLLEGQWHKAKSFRTFCPVGPFLYLLSPEDRGRLMDLRLSLSVNGELRQSASTAEMIYPPEETLSELSEVMDLYPGDLVLTGTPSGVAAGRTVSRLARSVGSFMRLFLSDRTLAKLILKSSNPAAYLKEGDVIRASITSPDGVIHLGMQENRIVAQEAMAVVEDTAPAIRVGGI encoded by the coding sequence ATGGGTATTCACATCGCGAGATTCAAGGCGGGCGGCGAGGTCCGGTGGGGGTGGGTTCGAGCGGGGCAGGTGGTCCCCATCCCCGGGAAATACGTATCCCTGGCTGAGTTCCTGGAGAGTGGTCAGGAGCGCGCCTGGGCCATGTCGACGGGAGGCGGCGGGAAGGGGCAGCCCCTGAGCGAAGTCGAGGTGCTCAGCCCGGTGACATCTCCCTGCAATGTGGTGTGTCAGGGGCAGAACTACCGCAGCCACATGTTGGAAGTGGGACAGGACCCGGACACGAAGGACTTCAACCAGTTCTTCCGCAAGGCGTCCTCGTCCCTCACGTCGAGCAGGGGCGACATCGTCCGACCTCAGCGGGTGCGGATGCTCGACTACGAAATCGAGCTGGGGCTCGTCATCGGCCGAGGTCTCCATCAGCCCATGCAGGTGACGCGAGAGCGGCTGCACGAAGTCGTCGCGGGCCTGGTGATGGCCAATGACGTCTCCGCCAGGGACCTTCAGCTCCTCGAAGGCCAGTGGCACAAGGCCAAGAGCTTCCGGACGTTCTGCCCGGTGGGCCCCTTCCTCTACCTGCTCTCACCCGAGGACCGGGGCCGGCTGATGGACTTGCGGCTGTCCTTATCCGTCAACGGCGAGCTCCGTCAGAGCGCGAGCACGGCGGAGATGATCTACCCGCCGGAGGAGACGCTCTCGGAGCTCTCCGAGGTCATGGACTTGTACCCTGGAGACCTCGTGCTGACGGGGACTCCGAGCGGTGTCGCCGCGGGACGGACGGTGTCCCGGCTGGCGCGGAGCGTGGGGAGCTTCATGCGCCTCTTCTTGTCGGACAGGACGCTGGCGAAGCTCATCCTGAAGTCGAGCAACCCGGCCGCCTATCTGAAAGAGGGCGATGTCATCCGAGCCTCCATCACCAGTCCCGACGGTGTCATCCACCTGGGGATGCAGGAGAACCGCATTGTCGCGCAGGAGGCGATGGCGGTGGTGGAGGACACAGCGCCTGCGATTCGAGTGGGGGGCATATGA
- a CDS encoding MupA/Atu3671 family FMN-dependent luciferase-like monooxygenase: protein MIAGELVAELSRQGITLWVEGERLKYRAPKGALSPEALSLLSTHKDALVNHLRQDAADGESIHPLSHGQQALWFVAQLAPDSIAYNTALSLRIVTEVDVPALRRACQRLVERHGVLRTTFGTRRGQPVQKVRRRDSLCFEHVLATDEEPEALRARVTRAYEAPFDLEQGPLMRVHLFSRTAREHVLLIAIHHIVYDGWSLLILGEELLRHLYPAEKAGVPAALPAPRATYTDYVRWQSEMLAGATGQRLWDYWSKQLAGAPSSLDLPFAKPRPSVQTYAGASVPVLLRGTLPRQLRAICEQEGVTLYTLLLAAYLVLLHRYSGQEDLLVGSPSLGRTQPEFAKVVGNFMNMVVLRGDLSGDPVFRDLLRQLRQTVVGALAHQDFPFHLLVEKLNPERHADRSPLFQAVFMLQPTPKGDIYQGAAAGGLVLRPFDLPQQQGQFDLSLELSETEDSLGGVLKFRTDLFDEAQALRMVGHLTTLLEAIVESRDQRVSDLPLLTSEERREVLETWNDTSTEGPVREVCIHGLFEEQVQRTPDTVALISGRERLSYRELDLQANRLAHRLRALGVGPEVRVGLCVSRGAGMVVGMLGILKAGGAYVPMDPTYPAERLAYMLTDSRAPVVVSESRLRVLPEDARVKVVWLDAEEPAAEEPPSSGVGAENVAYTLYTSGSTGRPKAVLVCHRNIERFFAAMDDALEGTSPGVWLATTSMSFDISVLELLYSLTRGFQVVLRGEQGVGRKPVSREGSRKPLEFSLFYFASDEREHARDKYRLLLEGARFADAHGFTAVWTPERHFHAFGGLYPNPSVVSAALAATTRNIRLRAGSIVLPLHNPIRVAEEWAVVDNLSGGRVDLSFASGWHPNDFVLAPERFADARSQFFEQVALVRKLWKGDAVSFRNGQGQDVRVQSQPRPIQPEVPVWVTAAGNPETFRAAGEAGASVLTHLLGQNLPELSKKLQLYRAAWKSAGHGPGRGHVTLMLHTFMGEDVEAVRQKVDAPLRQYLKSSLGLLRSVIGPLPHGEALESLSEEDVDLLLSRAVDRYFHQMGLFGDVESCLPLLEKLRELGVDEVACLIDFGVDVESTLAGLHTLAALKERCQPSEAPEDDIPTLIARHGVTHFQCTPSMLRMLLLEPEGAESLRPLEKLLVGGEPFPVALARQVLEHVEGDVLNMYGPTETTIWSSFDGVRDGDVGVTIGRPIADTRMYVLDPRLRPVPLGVPGEVFIGGEGVARGYLHRPELTAERFMPDPWGTRPGDRMYRTGDLARHAADGRIEFLGRLDTQVKVRGVRIELGEIEAALRRHPDVPQAVVVARPDAAGEVSLIAYVVTNVSPSELSRRLREQLPASMIPAHFVQLEALPMTPNQKLDVRALPLPDAPAREVSAAYVAPRDALELELVSLWEELFDLRPIGVTSGFFALGGHSLLAVRLMSRLRARFGRPLPVSLLFQADTIQDLADLLRRQEGGARVREPLVRIQETGDKPPLFFVHPTGGDVLCYAPLSRQLGPRQPFFALQALMDSDSCSVEEMAARYLEEVRRVRPSGPYRLGGWSTGGIVAQAMARQLEATGEHVELLVLLETWSPELYQRAQEPGALMAWFATDLLGGTAAARLDPARLESLDEGGRLRYLVEHAKALGALPGVELPELEQRFRVFERNARALARYRPEPYAGRVLFLQAEQLIANREEPMPAPAESWGERLSQARMQRVPGNHYTMLQAPYVREVADRMAVVLEELGAPVAAR from the coding sequence GTGATTGCCGGCGAGCTCGTCGCGGAGCTGTCCCGGCAGGGCATCACGCTGTGGGTCGAAGGCGAGCGGCTGAAGTACCGCGCGCCGAAGGGAGCCCTGTCTCCCGAGGCCCTGTCGCTGCTGTCCACGCACAAGGACGCGCTGGTGAACCACCTCCGCCAGGACGCGGCGGATGGCGAGTCCATCCACCCGCTCTCGCATGGACAACAGGCGCTCTGGTTCGTCGCGCAGCTGGCTCCGGACAGCATCGCCTACAACACGGCGCTGTCGCTTCGCATCGTCACCGAGGTGGACGTCCCGGCCCTGCGTCGCGCCTGCCAACGACTGGTGGAGCGGCACGGCGTGTTGCGGACGACCTTCGGCACGCGGCGGGGACAGCCCGTCCAGAAGGTGCGGCGGCGGGACTCCCTCTGCTTCGAGCACGTCCTCGCGACGGACGAGGAGCCCGAGGCCCTGCGCGCCCGCGTCACCCGCGCCTACGAGGCGCCGTTCGACCTGGAGCAGGGGCCGTTGATGCGAGTGCACCTGTTCTCCCGAACCGCTCGGGAGCACGTGCTGCTCATCGCCATCCACCACATCGTCTACGACGGCTGGTCGCTGCTCATCCTGGGCGAGGAGCTGCTGCGGCACCTCTATCCAGCGGAGAAGGCAGGTGTCCCCGCCGCGCTCCCCGCTCCTCGGGCGACGTACACGGACTACGTCCGCTGGCAGTCGGAGATGCTCGCGGGTGCCACCGGGCAACGCCTGTGGGACTACTGGTCGAAGCAGCTCGCGGGGGCGCCGTCGTCGCTGGACCTGCCATTCGCGAAGCCGAGGCCCTCGGTGCAGACCTACGCGGGGGCGTCCGTGCCCGTGCTGCTGCGGGGGACGCTCCCTCGACAGCTGCGGGCCATCTGTGAGCAGGAGGGCGTCACGCTCTACACGCTGCTCCTCGCCGCGTACCTGGTGCTTCTGCATCGGTACTCGGGACAGGAGGACCTCCTCGTGGGGTCTCCCTCGCTCGGGAGGACCCAGCCCGAGTTCGCGAAGGTGGTCGGCAACTTCATGAACATGGTGGTCCTGCGGGGCGACCTCTCGGGGGACCCTGTCTTCCGAGACCTCCTCCGGCAGCTCCGACAGACCGTCGTCGGTGCGCTCGCGCACCAGGACTTCCCATTCCACCTGCTCGTGGAGAAGTTGAACCCGGAACGCCACGCGGACCGTTCGCCCCTCTTCCAGGCTGTCTTCATGCTCCAGCCGACCCCCAAGGGAGACATCTACCAGGGAGCCGCGGCCGGAGGGCTGGTGCTTCGCCCGTTCGACCTCCCCCAGCAGCAAGGACAGTTCGACCTGTCCCTGGAGTTGTCCGAGACAGAGGACTCGCTGGGCGGCGTGCTGAAGTTCCGCACGGACCTGTTCGACGAGGCCCAAGCCCTGCGCATGGTGGGGCACCTCACGACGCTGTTGGAAGCCATCGTCGAGTCTCGTGACCAGCGCGTGTCGGACCTCCCGCTGTTGACGTCGGAGGAGCGCCGCGAGGTGCTCGAGACCTGGAACGACACCTCGACGGAAGGTCCCGTGCGAGAGGTCTGCATCCATGGGCTGTTCGAGGAGCAGGTCCAGCGCACGCCGGACACGGTCGCGTTGATTTCAGGCCGCGAGCGCTTGAGCTACCGCGAGCTGGACCTCCAGGCGAACCGGCTGGCGCATCGACTGCGGGCGCTGGGCGTGGGGCCGGAGGTCCGCGTGGGACTCTGTGTCTCGCGAGGGGCCGGCATGGTGGTGGGCATGCTGGGCATCCTGAAGGCGGGGGGCGCCTACGTGCCCATGGACCCGACCTATCCCGCGGAGCGGCTCGCGTACATGCTCACGGACTCGCGAGCACCGGTGGTGGTGTCCGAGTCGCGGCTGCGCGTGTTGCCGGAGGACGCGCGAGTGAAGGTCGTGTGGCTGGACGCCGAGGAGCCCGCGGCCGAGGAACCGCCGTCGAGCGGTGTGGGCGCGGAGAACGTGGCGTACACGCTCTACACCTCGGGGTCCACGGGGCGCCCGAAGGCGGTTCTGGTCTGTCATCGCAACATCGAGCGCTTCTTCGCGGCGATGGATGACGCGCTGGAGGGGACGTCGCCCGGTGTCTGGCTGGCGACGACGAGCATGTCGTTCGACATCTCGGTGCTGGAGCTCCTGTACTCGCTGACCCGAGGCTTTCAGGTGGTGCTCCGCGGTGAGCAAGGCGTCGGCCGCAAGCCCGTGTCGCGCGAGGGTTCGCGCAAGCCGCTCGAGTTCAGCCTGTTCTACTTCGCGAGCGACGAGCGGGAGCACGCGAGGGACAAGTACCGGCTCCTGTTGGAGGGTGCGCGCTTCGCCGACGCGCACGGCTTCACGGCGGTCTGGACACCCGAGCGGCACTTCCATGCCTTCGGAGGGCTGTACCCGAATCCCTCCGTCGTCAGCGCGGCGCTGGCGGCGACGACGCGGAACATCCGGCTCCGGGCGGGGAGCATCGTGCTTCCCTTGCACAACCCCATCCGCGTCGCCGAGGAGTGGGCCGTCGTCGACAACCTGTCGGGGGGACGCGTGGACCTCTCGTTCGCGTCGGGGTGGCACCCCAACGACTTCGTCCTCGCGCCCGAACGCTTCGCCGATGCGCGGAGCCAGTTCTTCGAGCAGGTCGCCCTCGTCCGGAAGCTGTGGAAGGGCGACGCCGTGTCCTTCCGGAATGGCCAGGGGCAGGACGTTCGGGTCCAATCACAGCCACGTCCCATCCAGCCCGAGGTCCCCGTGTGGGTGACGGCGGCGGGCAACCCGGAGACCTTCCGCGCGGCCGGAGAGGCGGGGGCCAGCGTGCTCACGCACCTGCTGGGACAGAACCTCCCCGAGCTGTCGAAGAAGCTCCAGCTCTACCGAGCGGCTTGGAAGTCCGCCGGACATGGCCCCGGTCGAGGCCACGTCACGCTCATGCTCCACACCTTCATGGGCGAGGACGTCGAGGCCGTTCGCCAGAAAGTGGATGCGCCGCTGCGGCAGTACCTGAAGAGCTCGCTGGGGCTGCTGCGCTCGGTCATCGGGCCACTGCCTCACGGCGAAGCGTTGGAGTCCCTGAGCGAAGAGGACGTCGACCTGCTGCTGTCGAGGGCCGTGGACCGGTACTTCCACCAGATGGGCCTGTTTGGCGATGTGGAGTCCTGCCTGCCCTTGTTGGAGAAGCTGCGTGAGCTCGGCGTGGACGAGGTCGCCTGTCTCATCGACTTCGGCGTGGATGTGGAGTCGACGCTCGCGGGGCTGCACACGCTCGCTGCACTGAAGGAGCGGTGCCAGCCGAGCGAGGCCCCCGAGGATGACATCCCCACGCTCATCGCCCGGCACGGCGTCACCCACTTCCAATGCACGCCGTCGATGCTGCGGATGCTGCTGCTGGAGCCCGAAGGCGCGGAGTCCCTGCGTCCACTCGAGAAGCTGCTCGTTGGAGGAGAGCCGTTTCCCGTGGCGCTGGCGCGGCAGGTCCTCGAGCACGTCGAGGGGGACGTCCTCAACATGTATGGGCCCACGGAGACGACCATCTGGTCTTCGTTCGATGGGGTTCGCGATGGCGACGTAGGAGTCACCATCGGCCGGCCCATCGCGGACACGCGGATGTACGTGCTGGACCCGCGGCTGAGGCCCGTCCCGCTGGGTGTCCCGGGTGAAGTCTTCATCGGCGGGGAAGGCGTGGCGCGAGGCTACCTGCACCGTCCGGAGCTGACGGCGGAGCGCTTCATGCCCGACCCTTGGGGGACGAGGCCGGGCGATCGCATGTACCGGACCGGAGACCTGGCGCGGCACGCCGCCGATGGACGCATCGAGTTCCTGGGGCGACTCGATACCCAGGTGAAGGTGCGTGGAGTGCGCATCGAGCTGGGAGAGATTGAAGCGGCGCTGCGGAGGCACCCGGATGTTCCGCAGGCGGTGGTGGTGGCTCGCCCGGATGCAGCGGGTGAGGTGTCGCTGATTGCCTACGTGGTGACGAACGTCTCACCGTCGGAGCTGTCGAGGCGACTGCGCGAGCAACTCCCGGCGTCGATGATTCCCGCCCACTTCGTCCAGCTCGAGGCGTTGCCCATGACGCCCAACCAGAAGCTGGACGTGCGTGCGCTCCCGCTTCCCGACGCCCCCGCGCGCGAGGTCTCCGCGGCCTACGTCGCGCCTCGTGATGCACTGGAACTGGAGCTCGTGTCGCTGTGGGAGGAGCTGTTCGACCTGCGCCCCATCGGGGTCACCAGCGGCTTCTTCGCGCTGGGAGGTCACTCCTTGCTCGCGGTCCGCCTGATGTCCCGGCTGCGCGCGAGGTTCGGCCGTCCGCTCCCCGTGTCGCTCCTGTTCCAGGCGGACACCATCCAGGACCTGGCGGACCTGCTGCGCCGACAGGAGGGCGGTGCGCGTGTCCGCGAGCCCCTCGTGCGAATCCAGGAGACGGGAGACAAGCCTCCGCTCTTCTTCGTGCATCCGACGGGCGGAGACGTCCTGTGCTACGCGCCGCTGTCTCGGCAGCTGGGGCCTCGGCAGCCGTTCTTCGCGCTGCAGGCGTTGATGGACTCGGACTCCTGCTCCGTCGAGGAGATGGCGGCGCGCTACCTGGAGGAGGTGCGCCGGGTGCGTCCGAGCGGTCCATACCGGCTGGGCGGCTGGTCCACGGGTGGGATTGTCGCGCAAGCGATGGCGCGGCAGCTGGAGGCGACTGGCGAACACGTGGAGCTGCTCGTGCTGTTGGAGACCTGGTCACCGGAGCTCTACCAGCGGGCGCAGGAGCCTGGCGCGCTGATGGCATGGTTCGCCACGGACCTGCTCGGAGGAACAGCGGCGGCGCGGCTGGACCCCGCGCGGCTGGAGTCGCTCGATGAGGGGGGCCGGCTTCGTTATCTGGTGGAGCATGCGAAGGCGCTCGGAGCCTTGCCGGGGGTCGAGCTGCCGGAGCTGGAGCAGCGCTTCCGTGTCTTCGAGCGGAACGCGCGGGCGTTGGCACGGTATCGACCGGAGCCCTACGCCGGCAGGGTGCTCTTCCTTCAAGCCGAGCAGTTGATCGCGAACAGGGAGGAGCCGATGCCAGCCCCCGCGGAGAGCTGGGGTGAACGTTTGTCACAAGCGCGGATGCAGCGGGTCCCCGGCAATCACTACACGATGCTGCAGGCACCTTACGTTCGTGAGGTCGCGGACCGGATGGCCGTTGTTCTGGAGGAGCTCGGTGCGCCCGTCGCGGCGCGTTGA
- a CDS encoding SAM-dependent methyltransferase — translation MNKDKREADRTALGVAMWRALGAREEDASVRNPDFMAEDFLDPVSRALLSVAPVRAWFKNHFGRKLPGAYGFATARTLHLDALFQQALDDGARQVVLLGAGYDSRAYRFRERLEGVRVFELDLPSTQRRKKERLDALLGAVPDWVNYVPINFDVHRLEDVLPAWGFDSSLRTFFLWEGVSMYLTEQSVSRTLGFVVRHTPRGSSIAFDYVALGALRGDVRYPDSRQWGRQLASMGHPMTFGIEEDDSDAYLRQQGLEVISRIGSADMEREYLTKSNGELLCHTSNILNIVHARVA, via the coding sequence ATGAACAAGGACAAGCGAGAAGCCGATAGGACCGCGCTGGGCGTGGCGATGTGGCGAGCCCTGGGGGCGCGTGAAGAAGACGCCAGCGTCCGCAACCCCGACTTCATGGCGGAGGACTTCCTGGACCCGGTCTCACGCGCGCTGCTCTCGGTGGCGCCTGTGCGGGCGTGGTTCAAGAACCACTTCGGGCGCAAGCTGCCGGGGGCGTATGGCTTCGCCACGGCGCGCACGCTGCATCTGGATGCGCTGTTCCAGCAGGCGCTCGATGATGGGGCGCGGCAGGTGGTGCTGCTCGGCGCGGGCTATGACAGCCGGGCGTACCGGTTCCGCGAGCGGCTGGAGGGCGTCCGCGTCTTCGAGCTGGACCTGCCGTCGACGCAGCGACGCAAGAAGGAGCGCCTGGATGCGCTGTTGGGGGCGGTGCCGGACTGGGTCAACTACGTGCCCATCAACTTCGATGTCCACCGGCTGGAGGATGTCCTGCCCGCGTGGGGCTTCGACTCCTCGCTGCGGACGTTCTTCCTCTGGGAGGGCGTGAGCATGTACCTGACGGAGCAGAGCGTCAGCCGGACGCTGGGCTTCGTGGTGCGCCACACGCCGCGCGGGAGCAGCATTGCCTTCGACTACGTGGCCCTGGGGGCCCTGCGAGGGGACGTCCGCTACCCTGATTCCAGACAGTGGGGGCGGCAGCTGGCGTCGATGGGACATCCCATGACGTTCGGCATCGAGGAGGATGACTCGGACGCGTACCTGCGCCAGCAGGGGCTGGAGGTGATTTCGCGAATCGGCTCCGCGGACATGGAGCGCGAGTACCTGACGAAGAGCAACGGCGAGCTGCTCTGCCACACGTCGAACATCCTGAACATCGTCCACGCGCGCGTCGCGTAG